A part of Kitasatospora acidiphila genomic DNA contains:
- a CDS encoding SpoIIE family protein phosphatase, translated as MDAVGQESGNDGRRDAADGAPARAGGLQMVPIATALIRQDGRILHWSEDAEALLGHTAAEAVGQPAARLLATDEQRPEVLALFQEILAGRPWSGVFPVLHRAGHFVNLEFRTHPVTGPDGEPLVLAVASDVTALRRIQADLAVLDGFFSQAPVGMAVYDNELRFVRLNEALARINGTSVADHLGRRLTEVLPGINAAEIEAVMRHVLDTGDVVLDARSHGITPGDPTHEHAWSASYFRLEDPPGKVHGVSSTIVDVTDRYQAESRAARAQERLALLVDATTSIGTTLDLRTTARELADAMVPRVADLSGVFVLDPLVGAEPAPPGGGVRVRRLALASSVSDYPKEGLPIDAVYEVDPTSPYARAMTGGRTVVVPSWDLPPLATGFSQEQLRDFLGRRSRSVRITPLVARGTVLGIVVYSRRGERESFAAEDITLGDELASRAAVAIDNARLYTLEQQAAEARQRALDEANAATGRLALLNEASSRIGTTLDLPRTAEELVEVVIGRFADFVTVDLLEAVLLGDETPALPASGSATMRAVAVGELDGDAVLTGAADPVGGSSQSAALYAQSLRTGHSILVPQVTEENLATIVASPDRIQPALDSGIHSYLMVPLVARGRVLGGAEFIRLRNNPEPFGAADQALAEELVARAAVAIDNARLYRRERDTALTLQRSLLPQQVHDSPGLEVAYRYLPASQLSEVGGDWFDVVPLACGRVALVVGDVTGHGLRAAATMGQLRTAARTLITLDMDPARVLRRLDDAAATATEGAGEGQYATCVCVVLDPVDRICTAACAGHVPPVVTALDGSVQLLDLPTGAPLGVGGVPFESMEFRLPPDGLLVLCTDGLIERRDRDLDEGLELLRRIVAQQHGGLERSCDAVLAALVTGDREDDIAVIMARARVIGPDRIATLSLRDDHAQVGHARRFARRVLTDWGLAALIDQTELLTSELITNALVHAGAPTELRLFRHQVLTVEVSDVDGHAPRMRRALEDDEGGRGMHLVNELAHRWGSRGTRDGKVVWFELELPLGAD; from the coding sequence ATGGACGCAGTCGGGCAGGAGAGCGGCAACGACGGCCGCCGCGATGCGGCGGACGGCGCCCCGGCTCGTGCCGGGGGCCTGCAGATGGTGCCGATCGCCACCGCGCTGATCCGGCAGGACGGGCGGATCCTGCACTGGAGCGAGGACGCCGAGGCGCTGCTCGGCCACACCGCCGCCGAGGCCGTCGGCCAGCCCGCCGCCCGGTTGCTGGCCACCGACGAGCAGCGCCCCGAGGTGCTGGCGCTGTTCCAGGAGATCCTGGCCGGGCGGCCGTGGTCCGGCGTCTTCCCGGTGCTCCACCGGGCCGGCCACTTCGTCAACCTGGAGTTCCGCACCCACCCGGTGACCGGCCCCGATGGCGAGCCGCTGGTGCTCGCGGTGGCCTCCGACGTCACCGCGCTGCGCCGGATCCAGGCCGATCTGGCGGTCCTGGACGGCTTCTTCAGCCAGGCTCCGGTGGGCATGGCGGTCTACGACAACGAGTTGCGCTTCGTCCGGCTCAACGAGGCGCTGGCCCGGATCAACGGGACGTCGGTGGCCGACCACCTGGGCCGGCGGCTCACCGAGGTGCTGCCCGGGATCAACGCCGCCGAGATAGAAGCCGTGATGCGCCATGTGCTGGACACCGGCGACGTGGTGCTGGACGCCCGCTCGCACGGCATCACCCCGGGTGACCCGACCCATGAACACGCCTGGTCGGCCTCCTACTTCCGGCTGGAGGACCCGCCGGGCAAGGTGCACGGGGTCAGCTCCACCATCGTCGACGTCACCGACCGCTACCAGGCCGAGTCGCGGGCAGCCCGGGCCCAGGAGCGGCTGGCCCTGCTGGTGGACGCCACCACCTCCATCGGCACCACCCTCGATCTGCGCACCACCGCACGGGAGTTGGCCGACGCGATGGTGCCCCGGGTGGCGGACCTGAGCGGGGTGTTCGTGCTGGACCCGCTGGTCGGCGCCGAGCCCGCACCGCCCGGCGGCGGGGTGCGGGTGCGCCGGCTGGCGCTGGCCTCCTCCGTCTCGGACTACCCGAAGGAGGGCCTGCCGATCGACGCGGTCTACGAGGTCGATCCCACCTCCCCGTACGCCCGGGCGATGACCGGCGGCCGCACCGTGGTGGTGCCCTCCTGGGACCTGCCGCCGCTGGCCACCGGCTTCAGCCAGGAGCAGCTGCGCGACTTCCTCGGCCGGCGCTCCCGCTCGGTGCGGATCACCCCGCTGGTGGCCCGCGGCACGGTGCTCGGCATCGTGGTCTACTCCCGGCGCGGTGAGCGCGAGTCGTTCGCCGCCGAGGACATCACCCTCGGCGACGAGCTGGCCTCCCGGGCCGCCGTGGCGATCGACAACGCCCGTCTCTACACCCTGGAGCAGCAGGCCGCCGAGGCCCGCCAGCGCGCCCTGGACGAGGCCAATGCCGCGACCGGCCGGCTGGCCCTGCTCAACGAGGCGTCCAGCCGGATCGGCACCACCCTGGACCTGCCACGCACCGCCGAGGAGCTGGTCGAGGTGGTGATCGGGCGGTTCGCCGACTTCGTCACCGTCGACCTGCTGGAGGCGGTGCTGCTCGGCGACGAGACCCCGGCGCTGCCGGCGTCCGGCTCGGCCACCATGCGCGCGGTGGCGGTCGGCGAGCTCGACGGCGACGCGGTCCTGACCGGGGCCGCCGACCCGGTGGGCGGCAGCTCGCAGTCGGCCGCACTGTACGCGCAGAGCCTGCGCACCGGGCACTCGATCCTGGTGCCCCAGGTGACCGAGGAGAACCTGGCCACCATCGTGGCCTCCCCCGACCGGATCCAGCCGGCCCTGGACTCCGGGATCCACTCGTATCTGATGGTCCCGCTGGTGGCCCGCGGCCGGGTGCTCGGCGGCGCCGAGTTCATACGGCTGCGCAACAACCCCGAGCCGTTCGGCGCGGCCGACCAGGCACTGGCCGAGGAGTTGGTCGCCCGGGCGGCGGTGGCGATCGACAACGCCCGCCTCTACCGCCGGGAGCGGGACACCGCGCTGACCCTGCAGCGCAGCCTGCTGCCGCAGCAGGTGCACGACTCGCCCGGCCTGGAGGTCGCCTACCGGTACCTGCCGGCCAGTCAGCTCAGCGAGGTCGGCGGCGACTGGTTCGACGTGGTCCCGCTGGCCTGCGGCCGGGTGGCGCTGGTGGTCGGCGACGTCACCGGGCACGGCCTGCGGGCCGCCGCGACCATGGGCCAACTCCGCACTGCGGCACGGACGTTGATCACCCTTGACATGGACCCGGCGCGGGTGCTGCGCAGGCTCGACGATGCGGCCGCCACCGCCACCGAGGGGGCCGGCGAGGGCCAGTACGCGACCTGCGTCTGCGTGGTGCTCGACCCGGTGGACCGGATCTGCACCGCCGCCTGCGCCGGCCATGTGCCGCCGGTCGTCACGGCGCTGGACGGCTCGGTCCAGTTGCTCGACCTGCCGACGGGCGCTCCGCTCGGGGTGGGCGGGGTGCCGTTCGAGAGCATGGAGTTCAGGCTGCCGCCGGACGGCCTGCTGGTGCTCTGCACCGACGGCCTGATCGAGCGCCGGGACCGCGACCTGGACGAGGGCCTGGAGCTGCTGCGGCGCATCGTGGCGCAGCAGCACGGCGGGCTGGAGCGCTCCTGCGACGCGGTGCTGGCGGCGCTGGTCACCGGCGACCGGGAGGACGACATCGCGGTGATCATGGCTCGGGCCCGGGTGATCGGCCCGGACCGGATCGCCACCCTGTCGCTGCGCGACGACCACGCCCAGGTGGGCCACGCCCGGCGGTTCGCCCGCCGGGTGCTCACCGACTGGGGGCTGGCCGCGCTGATCGACCAGACCGAGCTGCTGACCAGCGAGCTGATCACCAACGCCCTGGTGCACGCCGGCGCCCCCACCGAGCTGCGGCTCTTCCGCCACCAGGTGCTGACCGTGGAGGTGTCCGACGTGGACGGCCACGCGCCCCGGATGCGCCGGGCCCTGGAGGACGACGAGGGCGGGCGCGGCATGCACCTGGTGAACGAGCTGGCGCACCGCTGGGGCAGCCGCGGCACCCGGGACGGCAAGGTGGTCTGGTTCGAGCTGGAGCTGCCGCTGGGGGCTGACTAG
- a CDS encoding universal stress protein — MNFELGTDGPRTLLVALDGSVTSMRAGAYAAGLARRQGSRLIAVYVQTVGALAGMSALAVQAAREGAEATAAELRELAERQARERGVGLTFVTRTGDPFTEIAALADAERADGVLVGASEHLGHRLVGSLAVRLVRAGRWPVTVVP; from the coding sequence ATGAACTTCGAACTGGGTACCGACGGCCCGCGCACCCTGCTGGTGGCGCTGGACGGCTCGGTCACCTCGATGCGCGCCGGGGCCTATGCGGCGGGGCTGGCCCGCCGGCAGGGCAGCAGGCTGATCGCGGTGTACGTGCAGACCGTCGGGGCGCTGGCCGGGATGAGTGCGCTCGCCGTGCAGGCGGCCCGCGAGGGGGCCGAGGCGACCGCCGCCGAGCTGCGGGAGCTGGCGGAGCGGCAGGCCCGGGAGCGCGGCGTCGGGCTCACCTTCGTGACCCGTACCGGCGATCCGTTCACCGAGATCGCCGCACTGGCCGACGCGGAGCGGGCGGACGGTGTGCTGGTCGGGGCCTCGGAGCACCTCGGGCACCGGCTGGTCGGCTCGCTGGCGGTGCGGCTGGTGCGGGCCGGGCGCTGGCCGGTCACGGTGGTGCCGTAG